Genomic DNA from Fusarium oxysporum Fo47 chromosome IX, complete sequence:
GCGCCGAGAACAGGCACGCCTGCTCGTTGAGCTGCTTGTGCTTGCTTGAGGTCATATACCCTGTCACTGCCGAAGAACCCCTCGGCGCGAACTTGGCGCTCTGGCAGGATGGTGTAGGCGGATCGAGGAGCACTGGACTCTTCTGTGTCGTAGCCACGGCGCTCCTTTCGCAAGTCCATCTCACCAGCAATAGACGTCTCGACACCTTGCCCGTAGTCGGCCTGCACTGTGCTGGCATAACCACCGGGAGTCTCGAGGCCACTAGGTGTCTCTGTTCCACCAGGAATATCagcatcttcctcctcttcgtcttcatctgactcttcctcctcctcctctgatTCCTCCTCTCGTGGCTGCAGCTCACCCCACAGGTTCTTCTCCACAGGCTCACCGGCTCCCGTGTGCATTTGTGCCCCTCCTTGTCCACCCTGTGCCGCAAGACCGAAGACATCACCGCCAAACAAAGGCCTGTTGAACTCATCAACTGGGGGTTTGCCCCAACCGCCAGGATGGAAGCCCCATGAGCCTCCAGCGGGTGGTGGCGCATTCAGTCCAGGAATCTTCAGAGTAGGATAGGATGGAGGAGGCCCAAACCgttgttggttgatgagCCATGGTGGTGGTGCGCCAGGAGGCATTCCCAGGGCTTCCTTAGTACCCTCGGTGAGGTCTCCCGGTCGGAAATGTTGGTAATCGACCTCAGACTCCTTGCCTTCATAGTAAACCTCACCAAATCGCGTCAATTCGGGCTTGGTCTGGAAACGGAAGAAAGCATCGTAAAGTTTTTGGTAATCGATATCAAGCTTGCCCATCTTTGGAGCAACACGTTCCCTCTGTTTCTGCTTCAACGACTGTTCTGCCTGTTTATCGAGGACGGCATCGCGCATCTCGGTAATGCCGGTTTCTGCGATGAACTGGGGTAGTCGGAAAGGTGGCTTCTCGATACCTCGCTTTGAAGACAGATACTCTCGCTTTAAGGACCAATGGGTTGGTACTGGCACGACGTTTCGTTGAGCTTTGATCTGGACAAGCAGTCGAGGGTCCGACGAGGATACGTCCTGCCACTCTACCACCTCAGGAACCTTGACCAACGCCTTGAGCTCTGCGATAGAGATCGTGTTgagctgcttcttcttctttttggaTAACTTGGGCTGTCCGTTgttctcttcgtcttcgtctgGAATCTCGTCGTCATCCGCGTAGAACACTGTCCCTTGATTGCCAGCGTTGGCTTCCTTGGcgatctcgtcctcttccaTCGACGCGCCGAATTTGTTAAAGATGTCCTTGTACATGGCATATGCGGgatcctcctcatccatgTCAACTTCGATCGCATGACCATCTGTGGTGGCGGCATCTTCGGTTGTCGACCCCTTCTTCACTTCGAGATCTGTCGTCGTAGACTCGGCGGCATCGTTTTCTTCACGGTTGGTAGTCTCGACGGTTTCCTTGGTCTTTGTAGGGGTAGCCTGCAGCGCGTCAGTGGGTGATGTCGCAACGAGGGCGAGGAGACCAGGACATACCTCTGCTTgagccttcttctgctccttcttcttggcccttCGCATCTGGTTCTTGGTCATCTTTGGGGCCGCCATAGTGAATCAGAGGCTGGCGACGTTGGCGTCGCGACCAGGGATTGTCTTTTGCTTGTGGTTGGATTAAAGACTTGCGTCGTGAGCTGGAAGGTGGCGTAGGACAAGGCGAGCGCGAGAATGGCCTGCTTAGGGTCCCTATTCATGCCCTGAAGTTACAGAGACAATACACACAAGAGTTGAAGGAAAGTGAGGTTGAAGCAAAAGCACAGTTGGATGCGCTAACAAAGAGATTGGTTTAGCTGGTGCAGGTGGAGACGACTTTTGCGCGACGCCTTCAAAAGTCTGTCTCCAGTCAACCTCAGATTAGCTGCTTAGCTTAGTTAGCTCACGTAAAACGAATGGCGGCTCGGGGCGGCTAAAGGTGCCTTATTAGCTTATCAGCGGCGGCTGCCGGACTAACCGCGGATAGAGGCTAGCAAGCCACGTAATGTTAGTTACAGGCTTATTACAGAAGATCCCAAGGGAAGGGCCCCTGTAACCCCCCGTGTGCAATCTATCTGGCATCGATTCGTCCTTCTATTGGAGCCCCTTGGTTTAATTATAGGCTGTACCTTGCTTATCCCACTTGCACCATTCCCACTTCGACGTTAACACCATCCATCCAACAGAAGCTACAGTACTTGGTTGTAACTTGGcattctttttttctcttcagcttcaccaGCTTCTGCTCTGTGTTTGCATAGAGCCAGCAACGTCGCCTTCTTCGACCGCTGTCGTTTGTTCTCTTCCGCTTTCGTTCTCAGGCTTGGCTTCGTCATTCGACTTGCAGCTCGCGCCTTGGCCTACAGCCTCAGGT
This window encodes:
- a CDS encoding uncharacterized protein (domain of unknown function-domain containing protein); this encodes MAAPKMTKNQMRRAKKKEQKKAQAEATPTKTKETVETTNREENDAAESTTTDLEVKKGSTTEDAATTDGHAIEVDMDEEDPAYAMYKDIFNKFGASMEEDEIAKEANAGNQGTVFYADDDEIPDEDEENNGQPKLSKKKKKQLNTISIAELKALVKVPEVVEWQDVSSSDPRLLVQIKAQRNVVPVPTHWSLKREYLSSKRGIEKPPFRLPQFIAETGITEMRDAVLDKQAEQSLKQKQRERVAPKMGKLDIDYQKLYDAFFRFQTKPELTRFGEVYYEGKESEVDYQHFRPGDLTEGTKEALGMPPGAPPPWLINQQRFGPPPSYPTLKIPGLNAPPPAGGSWGFHPGGWGKPPVDEFNRPLFGGDVFGLAAQGGQGGAQMHTGAGEPVEKNLWGELQPREEESEEEEEESDEDEEEEDADIPGGTETPSGLETPGGYASTVQADYGQGVETSIAGEMDLRKERRGYDTEESSAPRSAYTILPERQVRAEGFFGSDRVYDLKQAQAAQRAGVPVLGADDDSRKRKKPGDIDVALDVDSLHNHDGISKDDLRRKFEEGRKEEGIGAKWAYDDDLSEMIAQESRKRQKTEAELKEKRREGKGRY